The following are encoded together in the bacterium genome:
- a CDS encoding DUF4332 domain-containing protein, translated as MIRFLRFLVIANSINTTDDFLESCCDKKGRGAIAASTGISESHILNWANMADLMRVSGIGKQFAEILKASGVDTIKELRTRNAENLAARIKEINDEKKLAKATPSLAHVTEWIEKAKTMEPVITH; from the coding sequence TCTCGTGATCGCCAACAGCATCAACACGACCGATGACTTTCTCGAGAGCTGCTGTGACAAGAAGGGCCGTGGCGCGATCGCAGCGAGCACCGGCATCAGTGAGAGCCACATCCTCAACTGGGCCAACATGGCCGACCTGATGCGCGTGTCCGGCATCGGCAAGCAGTTCGCCGAGATTCTCAAGGCATCCGGTGTCGACACGATCAAGGAGCTGCGCACCCGCAATGCCGAGAACCTCGCCGCCAGGATCAAGGAGATCAACGACGAGAAGAAGCTCGCGAAGGCGACCCCGTCACTGGCGCACGTCACCGAGTGGATCGAGAAGGCCAAGACGATGGAGCCTGTCATCACCCACTGA